From a single Arachis hypogaea cultivar Tifrunner chromosome 3, arahy.Tifrunner.gnm2.J5K5, whole genome shotgun sequence genomic region:
- the LOC140183664 gene encoding uncharacterized protein: MWISSAPDLWNDLKRRYSQGDDFRVGALKEEFYALKQGDLTVTSYFAMLKAIWEELENLRAIPSCVACVNGCSCGLRIVRDYASEEYVVKFLKRLNEQYSNVKSQIMLMKPLPEINTVLFMLTQQEQELNCDPSNSNIVTNSLEVQTSTGGGSFSEKGRGRGRNSVRGGNKKSYSRGYTSKFCSYCNRIGHLAETCYKKNGFLLTKSSE; encoded by the coding sequence ATGTGGATTAGCTCAGCTCCAGACTTGTGGAATGATTTAAAACGTCGTTACTCACAGGGAGATGACTTTCGAGTTGGTGCGTTAAAAGAAGAATTTTATGCACTCAAACAAGGTGATCTTACTGTTACCTCTTACTTTGCTATGTTGAAAGCTATTTGGGAAGAATTAGAAAATTTACGTGCTATTCCTAGTTGTGTTGCTTGTGTTAATGGATGTTCATGTGGATTACGAATTGTTCGAGACTATGCTTCTGAGGAATATGTTGTCAAATTCTTAAAAAGATTGAATGAGCAATATTCAAATGTTAAATCACAAATCATGCTAATGAAGCCGTTACCTGAAATCAACACAGTACTATTTATGTTAACCCAACAAGAGCAAGAATTGAATTGTGACCCGTCAAATAGCAACATAGTGACTAACTCTTTAGAGGTGCAAACCTCAACTGGAGGCGGTTCATTTTCTGAAAAAGGCAGAGGCCGTGGACGAAATTCAGTCAGAGGAggaaataaaaaatcttatagTCGAGGCTACACTTCAAAGTTTTGTAGCTACTGTAATCGAATTGGTCATTTAGCAGAGACATGCTATAAGAAAAATGGCTTCCTACTCACCAAAAGCAGCGAGTAG
- the LOC112734691 gene encoding probable potassium transporter 17, with product MSNGVVLNLHFAATPPPSQGKEKEIRETLLLAYRTLGVVFGGLVTSPLYVYPSMPLNSPTEDDYLGIYSIMFWTLTLIALVKYATIAIHADDHGEGGTFALYSLLCRRLNIGILPSNQVYSNSSTYSRIERGVEAQTWLAKLFERSIVARRLLLFLAMLGTCMIIGDGILTPAISVLSAMDGLRAPFPSVSKSLVEALSAIVLVVLFLLQKFGTSRVSFLFSPIMGAWTFCTPLVGIYSIIHHYPSIFKAISPHYIFHFFWRNGKAGWLLLGGTVLCITGSEAMFADLGHFNQRSIQIAFLFTIYPSLVLTYAGQTAYLIKNPNDHDDGFYKFIPTSVYWPIFIISTSAAVVASQSLISATFSIIKQSVVLDYFPRVKVVHTSHSKEGEVYSPEVNYILMVLCVAVILIFGDGKDIGNAFGVVVSLVMLITTILLTLVMIMIWRTPVVLVTLYFVVFFIMEGVYVSAVFTKFSEGGWIPFAISFVLAFIMFGWFYGRQRKIEYEITQKISFHRLEELLADPSVQRVPGICFFYSNIQDGLTPILGHYIKNMKSLHKVTIFTTLRYLLVPKVDPHERIVIKKSNLEGVYGCVIQYGYADALHFEDDFVSQVIGSLILHIKNCSGNAEPDSQEIEQEVSSLEEARCAGVVHVRGKTRFYIGLNCGWFDKIMLGFYEFMHSNCRSGLPALRVPLQQRIEVGMLYEA from the exons ATGTCAAACGGCGTCGTACTCAACCTCCACTTCGCCGCCACTCCTCCTCCTTCTCAGGGGAAGGAGAAGGAGATAAGGGAGACACTCTTGCTGGCTTACAGGACCCTGGGAGTCGTCTTTGGAGGCCTCGTGACGTCACCGCTTTATGTTTATCCTTCAATGCCGTTGAACTCTCCAACCGAAGATGACTATCTCGGCATATACAGCATCATGTTCTGGACTCTCACTCTCATTGCGCTTGTCAAGTACGCCACCATAGCCATCCATGCTGATGATCACGGTGAAG GTGGAACTTTTGCCTTGTATTCTTTACTTTGCAGACGATTGAATATTGGAATCCTTCCATCTAATCAGGTATATTCTAATTCAAGTACTTATTCACGCATAGAAAGGGGTGTTGAAGCACAAACTTGGCTTGCCAAATTGTTTGAGAGAAGCATAGTTGCTCGACGACTTTTGCTCTTTCTTGCTATGCTAGGAACTTGCATGATTATCGGTGATGGCATACTTACGCCTGCAATTTCAG TGTTATCAGCAATGGATGGACTAAGAGCACCTTTTCCCTCAGTAAGCAAAT CACTTGTGGAAGCACTCTCTGCAATTGTCTtggttgttttgtttttattgcaaAAATTTGGCACATCACGCGTGAGTTTCCTCTTTTCCCCAATAATGGGTGCATGGACCTTTTGTACCCCACTTGTAGGAATTTACAGCATCATACACCATTATCCTAGTATTTTCAAGGCTATATCTCCTCACTATATTTTCCATTTCTTTTGGAGAAATGGAAAAGCTGGCTGGCTTTTACTTGGTGGTACTGTCCTCTGCATTACAG GTTCTGAGGCAATGTTTGCTGATCTTGGTCATTTCAATCAGAGGTCTATTCAG ATAGCTTTTCTATTCACAATCTACCCATCTTTAGTTCTCACTTATGCGGGACAGACAGCATACTTGATCAAGAATCCCAATGACCATGATGATGGATTCTACAAATTTATACCAACTTCAGTGTACTGgcctatttttattatttctacaTCAGCTGCAGTTGTTGCTAGCCAGTCATTAATCTCAGCTACATTTTCCATCATCAAGCAATCTGTGGTACTGGATTATTTTCCTCGAGTAAAGGTTGTACACACATCTCACAGTAAAGAAGGAGAGGTATACTCTCCTGAAGTGAACTACATCCTGATGGTCCTTTGTGTTGCTGTAATACTCATTTTTGGAGATGGAAAAGATATTGGAAATGCTTTTG GTGTCGTTGTGAGCCTAGTAATGCTTATCACCACTATATTACTTACATTAGTCATGATCATGATATGGAGAACCCCAGTTGTGCTGGTTACCCTTTACTTTGTTGTGTTTTTCATCATGGAAGGGGTTTACGTCAGTGCCGTTTTCACTAAATTTTCTGAAGGTGGATGGATTCCTTTTGCCATATCATTTGTCCTTGCATTCATCATGTTCGGTTGGTTTTATGGTAGACAAAGAAAAATCGAGTATGAGATAACCCAGAAGATAAGCTTTCATAGACTTGAAGAACTTTTAGCTGACCCTAGTGTTCAAAGGGTTCCTGGAATATGCTTCTTTTATTCTAACATTCAAGATGGGTTGACTCCTATTCTTGGCCATTACATTAAGAACATGAAATCCCTTCATAAGGTCACCATATTCACAACTCTCAGATATTTATTAGTCCCCAAGGTTGATCCACATGAGAGGATTGTAATCAAGAAATCAAATCTTGAAGGGGTGTATGGTTGTGTAATCCAATATGGCTATGCAGATGCTCTACATTTTGAAGATGACTTTGTAAGTCAAGTTATTGGTAGTTTGATACTACATATAAAGAACTGCTCTGGTAATGCTGAACCTGATTCTCAAGAGATTGAGCAAGAAGTTTCCAGTTTAGAAGAAGCAAGATGTGCCGGGGTTGTTCATGTTCGCGGAAAGACTAGATTCTACATTGGCCTGAACTGTGGCTGGTTTGATAAAATCATGCTTGGTTTCTATGAATTCATGCACAGCAACTGTAGATCCGGTTTGCCTGCGCTTCGGGTTCCATTACAGCAAAGGATTGAAGTTGGAATGCTATACGAGGCTTGA